From the genome of Halorussus caseinilyticus, one region includes:
- a CDS encoding TOMM precursor leader peptide-binding protein: MSKQLVESLKEDHEYPEFNPSFVPVKVDDDTVHIRAGPWSGPIFTIRDVDEDESITHLVDVVDGQTHIEDVFAEFEEDQRGEVAKILEGLYDQDILHDREEHADDESWPHLSLKYTFHDQNRDRLESKSLLVVDCSGMGRQVAGDLLEMGLGEVRFHEPFDTDIDTRRLEEYDGFSRTDAEIESVIEDVDFAVYTADDPHPSLLDAVNRAAYETDTPWIPAQIHGFDAMIGPAVYPDETACYECFTERTLSNIQNIEGYQAYRRGIDQNESLSTMTLPSVERMVAGYLALDLTHLLAYGTGYTAGRVFTINTLELEMESNDVLKMPRCDVCGKSRGTDYQRYVTMDDVVEASDRMKDGGA, from the coding sequence ATGAGTAAGCAACTAGTCGAATCCCTCAAAGAAGACCACGAGTACCCCGAGTTCAACCCGTCGTTCGTTCCCGTCAAGGTAGACGACGATACCGTCCACATCCGCGCAGGCCCGTGGAGCGGTCCCATCTTCACCATCCGCGACGTGGACGAAGACGAGTCCATCACCCACCTCGTGGACGTGGTGGACGGCCAGACCCACATCGAAGACGTGTTCGCGGAGTTCGAGGAGGACCAGCGGGGCGAAGTCGCCAAAATCCTCGAAGGACTCTACGACCAAGACATCCTCCACGACCGAGAGGAACACGCAGACGACGAGTCGTGGCCCCACCTCTCGCTCAAGTACACGTTCCACGACCAGAACCGCGACCGACTCGAGTCCAAGTCGTTGCTCGTCGTGGACTGTAGCGGCATGGGCCGACAGGTCGCTGGCGACCTGCTGGAGATGGGTCTGGGCGAAGTCCGGTTCCACGAACCGTTCGACACCGACATCGACACCCGGCGACTCGAAGAGTACGACGGGTTCAGTCGGACCGACGCGGAAATCGAGTCCGTCATTGAGGACGTGGACTTCGCGGTCTACACCGCCGACGACCCCCATCCGTCGCTCCTCGACGCGGTGAACCGCGCGGCCTACGAGACCGACACGCCGTGGATTCCGGCCCAGATTCACGGGTTCGACGCCATGATTGGCCCGGCGGTCTACCCCGACGAGACGGCGTGTTACGAGTGTTTCACCGAGCGCACCCTGTCGAACATCCAGAACATCGAGGGGTATCAGGCCTACCGGCGGGGCATCGACCAGAACGAGAGTCTCTCTACGATGACCCTGCCCTCCGTCGAGCGAATGGTCGCCGGATACCTCGCCCTCGACCTCACCCACCTGCTCGCGTACGGTACCGGCTACACCGCAGGTCGAGTGTTCACCATCAACACGCTTGAACTGGAGATGGAGTCCAACGACGTGCTGAAGATGCCTCGATGCGACGTGTGCGGCAAGTCGCGGGGCACCGACTACCAGCGGTACGTCACGATGGACGACGTGGTTGAGGCAAGCGACCGCATGAAAGACGGAGGAGCGTGA
- a CDS encoding ABC transporter permease, whose amino-acid sequence MTAERGSEGVRSRTETPTSGTGLWNRQVGAFVRRYLREVVRDRTVLFWSLGFPTVFYLLTITTFIQMSQIPDELHAAVKATTALSYGVFGSVVVCLNAFGQQLVTDIEDERYTEFRSLPLSPSADFVGRLVAGLLFAFVAFLFVVAVSVATGAGYVLRGPESILVVALAFVLMAVVWMVIALLIVLTVGNARYANIISLSVALASYFGTGFNGTDVTSFAGSDWLLNALPNTLATRLMTYHLADIQEWEPAGLAPPDPPSSLAYLGLLAVYGVVFLGIGTVLTKKILYKE is encoded by the coding sequence ATGACGGCAGAACGTGGGAGCGAAGGAGTTCGAAGTCGGACCGAGACACCGACCTCGGGAACCGGCCTGTGGAATCGGCAGGTGGGTGCGTTCGTCCGGAGATACCTCCGGGAAGTCGTCCGGGACCGGACCGTCCTGTTCTGGTCGCTCGGCTTCCCGACGGTGTTCTACCTGCTGACGATAACGACGTTCATCCAGATGAGCCAAATCCCAGACGAACTGCACGCGGCAGTCAAGGCGACCACCGCGCTCAGTTACGGCGTGTTCGGGTCGGTCGTCGTCTGTCTGAACGCCTTCGGCCAGCAACTCGTGACCGACATCGAGGACGAGCGATACACCGAGTTCCGGTCGCTTCCACTGAGTCCGTCGGCCGACTTCGTCGGCCGACTCGTCGCCGGACTCCTGTTCGCGTTCGTCGCGTTCCTGTTCGTCGTCGCGGTCAGCGTCGCCACCGGCGCGGGGTACGTCCTTCGCGGTCCCGAGTCGATTCTGGTCGTCGCCCTCGCGTTCGTCCTCATGGCCGTGGTGTGGATGGTCATCGCACTACTCATCGTCCTCACGGTCGGGAACGCCCGGTACGCGAACATCATCTCGCTGAGCGTCGCCCTCGCGTCGTACTTCGGGACCGGGTTCAACGGAACGGACGTGACTTCCTTCGCCGGAAGCGACTGGCTTCTGAACGCCCTGCCGAACACGCTGGCGACCCGACTGATGACCTACCACCTCGCGGACATCCAAGAGTGGGAACCGGCCGGACTCGCGCCGCCGGACCCGCCGAGTTCGCTGGCGTACCTCGGTCTGCTTGCGGTCTACGGCGTCGTCTTCCTCGGCATCGGGACCGTCCTCACGAAGAAGATTCTGTACAAGGAGTGA
- a CDS encoding ABC transporter permease: MAYGIPESSSQNSWVVQFQSFLKRHVRASLRNKVALFWNFVWPVLWYLLSVHLIVVPELPDGIPDDVVAAVKGTQVITFGIFGAITVTLVGFAGELTSDIEDKRYRKFRSLPIAPTADLAGRFVSGFTFGLLSFLFVVAVGILDGARFQPRGAIGIPIALLSLLLLCAFCMAIALLVAAFVQDDTQTNILTLSVVMLGFFVTGFNGMQTWMFPSEKYEAVLNFLPNSLAARLQAYYLIDTDWARAGLSPPAMPDSPAFVLPLLAYTVVVGAVAVFVMKRVVYKGDAGD, encoded by the coding sequence ATGGCGTACGGAATACCCGAGTCGAGTTCCCAAAATAGCTGGGTGGTTCAGTTTCAGTCGTTCCTGAAGCGCCACGTTCGGGCCTCGCTCAGGAACAAAGTTGCACTGTTCTGGAACTTCGTGTGGCCCGTGCTGTGGTATCTCTTATCGGTCCACCTCATCGTCGTCCCCGAACTTCCCGACGGGATTCCCGACGACGTGGTCGCGGCCGTGAAAGGGACGCAGGTCATCACGTTCGGTATCTTCGGTGCCATCACGGTCACGTTGGTCGGATTCGCGGGCGAACTCACCAGCGACATCGAGGACAAACGCTACCGGAAGTTCCGTTCGCTCCCGATAGCGCCGACTGCGGACCTCGCGGGTCGGTTCGTCTCGGGGTTCACGTTCGGCCTGCTCTCGTTCCTGTTCGTCGTCGCAGTCGGCATCCTCGACGGCGCGCGGTTTCAGCCTCGCGGCGCGATAGGGATTCCCATCGCACTGCTCTCGCTGTTGTTGCTCTGTGCGTTCTGCATGGCAATCGCGCTCCTCGTGGCCGCGTTCGTCCAAGACGACACCCAGACCAACATCCTCACGCTGTCGGTGGTCATGCTCGGGTTCTTCGTGACGGGGTTCAACGGCATGCAGACGTGGATGTTCCCCTCCGAGAAGTACGAGGCGGTTCTCAACTTCCTGCCGAACTCGCTTGCGGCGCGGTTGCAGGCCTACTACCTCATCGACACCGACTGGGCGCGAGCGGGGCTGTCTCCGCCCGCGATGCCCGACTCGCCCGCCTTCGTCCTGCCGTTGCTCGCCTACACGGTGGTCGTCGGCGCCGTCGCGGTGTTCGTGATGAAGCGGGTCGTCTACAAAGGAGACGCAGGTGATTAA
- a CDS encoding MATE family efflux transporter, whose product MTNDRESRVDVTTGAITPKLVSLAWPLVAGNLLQTFYNLADMFWVGRVGPSAVAAVSLMFPTAWMFASVAMGLTAASVALVSQHVGAGDDRKADNVTAQTTMLTVAVALALSTVGYAFRRPLVSLVGAEGAVYAYSLQYIEVLFVSIPFTFLFFVFRAVLRGAGDTRTAMWLMVLSAGVNVVLDPLLILGYGPFPAWGVRGAAVATLFSRALAAVIGVALLVKGDWGVRLRLADLRPDWPVLRKLVDVGYPGTIDGLARSFASVAMAALVARFGPIPTAAYGVGLRLMSVSWTVSGAVGQATATGVGQNLGADTPDRAAEVAWKGTAGTMAVLFAVGGLLFAFPDEAIRVFVADAEVVAAGVDFLRIIAPFLAFFGGLMVVQGGFRGAGDTRTAMAFSFLSRWVLRIPAALVLAYSWSVSVLGVPLAGWAWGVEGLWWAWSFSAVGSFLVGAAWFSLGRWREGVVETDGKATPGD is encoded by the coding sequence GTGACGAACGACCGTGAGAGTCGCGTGGACGTGACGACCGGGGCGATTACGCCGAAACTCGTCAGCCTCGCGTGGCCGCTGGTCGCGGGCAACCTGCTCCAGACGTTCTACAACCTCGCGGACATGTTCTGGGTGGGCCGGGTCGGACCGTCGGCGGTGGCGGCCGTCTCGCTGATGTTTCCGACCGCGTGGATGTTCGCGTCGGTGGCGATGGGACTGACCGCCGCCTCGGTCGCACTGGTCTCCCAGCACGTCGGCGCGGGCGACGACCGGAAGGCCGACAACGTGACCGCCCAGACGACGATGCTGACCGTCGCGGTGGCGCTGGCGCTCTCTACGGTCGGGTACGCCTTCCGCCGACCGCTGGTCTCGCTGGTCGGCGCGGAGGGTGCCGTCTACGCCTACTCGCTCCAGTACATCGAAGTGCTGTTCGTCTCGATTCCGTTCACGTTCCTCTTTTTCGTCTTCCGGGCGGTCCTGCGCGGGGCGGGCGACACCCGGACCGCGATGTGGTTGATGGTCCTCTCGGCGGGCGTCAACGTCGTCTTGGACCCCTTGCTCATCCTCGGGTACGGGCCGTTCCCCGCGTGGGGCGTCCGGGGTGCCGCCGTCGCAACGCTGTTCTCGCGGGCGCTCGCGGCGGTCATCGGGGTCGCGCTCCTCGTGAAAGGCGACTGGGGCGTCCGACTCCGACTGGCCGACCTCAGACCCGACTGGCCCGTCCTCCGGAAACTCGTGGACGTGGGCTACCCCGGCACCATCGACGGACTCGCGCGGAGTTTCGCGTCGGTGGCGATGGCGGCGCTGGTGGCCCGGTTCGGCCCGATTCCGACCGCCGCCTACGGCGTCGGTCTCCGCCTGATGTCGGTGTCGTGGACCGTCTCGGGCGCTGTCGGACAGGCCACCGCGACGGGCGTCGGCCAGAATCTCGGCGCGGACACGCCCGACCGGGCGGCCGAAGTCGCGTGGAAGGGGACCGCCGGGACGATGGCGGTGCTGTTTGCCGTGGGTGGGTTGCTGTTCGCGTTCCCCGACGAGGCGATTCGCGTGTTCGTCGCCGACGCGGAGGTGGTCGCCGCGGGCGTGGACTTCCTGCGCATCATCGCGCCGTTCCTCGCCTTTTTCGGCGGCCTGATGGTCGTGCAGGGCGGGTTCCGCGGCGCGGGCGACACCCGGACCGCGATGGCGTTCTCCTTCCTCTCGCGGTGGGTCCTGCGCATCCCGGCCGCGCTGGTGCTAGCGTACTCGTGGTCGGTCTCGGTGTTGGGCGTCCCGCTGGCGGGGTGGGCGTGGGGCGTCGAGGGTCTCTGGTGGGCGTGGTCGTTCTCGGCCGTCGGGTCGTTCCTCGTCGGGGCCGCGTGGTTCAGTCTCGGCCGGTGGCGCGAGGGCGTCGTGGAGACCGACGGGAAGGCGACGCCGGGCGACTGA
- a CDS encoding ABC transporter ATP-binding protein has protein sequence MSQPIIEAKNVEKEFGSDDQILKNVDLQVEENEILVLMGPNGVGKTVLLSCLAGGEVPSKGEVEVFGEPASPDRTDVSFLLQEAMGIDRMTGQENIDFYSRIHPNFTDRWMEYVDEFGIEAELDKLVKKYSAGMQRKVELSICLSIEEPVYLLDEPTAGLDLSVIQTLHSIVRDLQAKGKTFVIASHLPSDAEIADRIAFIPDGRVGATGTPEELLDSLPTVVRVDGRGTATKLGEYVVDGELFDDGGETRGFLREDASLEEVREAFGEDGDRVETVDPTYTDMFNYYVHLSE, from the coding sequence ATGAGCCAACCCATTATCGAAGCCAAGAACGTCGAAAAGGAGTTCGGCTCCGACGACCAGATTCTGAAGAACGTGGACCTGCAGGTCGAGGAGAACGAGATTCTCGTCCTGATGGGACCCAACGGCGTCGGCAAGACGGTGTTGCTGTCGTGTCTCGCGGGCGGAGAAGTCCCCTCGAAGGGGGAAGTCGAGGTGTTCGGCGAACCCGCGAGTCCCGACCGGACCGACGTGAGTTTCCTGTTGCAGGAGGCGATGGGAATCGACCGGATGACCGGACAGGAGAACATCGACTTCTACTCGCGGATTCACCCGAACTTCACCGACCGCTGGATGGAGTACGTAGACGAGTTCGGCATCGAGGCCGAACTCGACAAACTCGTCAAGAAGTACTCGGCGGGGATGCAACGCAAGGTGGAACTGTCCATCTGTCTGAGCATCGAGGAACCGGTCTACCTCCTCGACGAACCCACCGCGGGACTCGACCTGTCGGTCATCCAGACGCTCCACAGCATCGTCCGGGACCTGCAAGCGAAGGGCAAGACGTTCGTCATCGCCAGCCACCTGCCCTCCGACGCCGAAATCGCCGACCGCATCGCGTTCATCCCCGACGGTCGGGTGGGCGCGACCGGAACCCCCGAGGAACTGCTCGATTCGCTTCCGACAGTGGTCAGGGTGGACGGCCGGGGCACCGCGACGAAACTCGGCGAGTACGTCGTGGACGGCGAACTGTTCGACGACGGCGGCGAGACCCGAGGCTTCCTCCGGGAGGACGCCTCCCTAGAGGAAGTCCGCGAGGCGTTCGGCGAGGACGGCGACCGAGTGGAGACGGTGGACCCCACCTACACCGACATGTTCAACTACTACGTCCACCTCTCGGAGTGA
- a CDS encoding ABC transporter ATP-binding protein: MSDTLIEVRDLHKSFGQHGIIDGMNFEVPENEITVLMGPNGVGKTILLCCLAGGLHADRGDVEVFGSDPWDVRHKMNFLLQEGSTLDNLSGRENVDFFTNLHPGTTDKWRDLVETFGIEDELDKLVRNYSGGMTRKLALSLTFGADVPLYLLDEPTAALDLSTIRTLHDVILQEKERGKTFVITSHTPLDAQIADRILFMLDGSIVEADVPETLLDSLPPVVRFTELGRREVEDHLLEGHLFRRGGSARAFLAPDSDIEQLRAETDGRVERDPPTYTDLFNYYTAIYAGEQHDSDTEPPITNPR; encoded by the coding sequence GTGTCAGACACGCTCATTGAGGTTCGAGACCTCCACAAGTCGTTCGGACAGCACGGAATCATCGACGGGATGAACTTCGAAGTCCCCGAAAACGAGATTACGGTCCTGATGGGACCCAACGGCGTCGGCAAGACGATTCTGCTCTGCTGTCTCGCGGGCGGGTTGCACGCCGACCGCGGCGACGTAGAGGTGTTCGGGTCCGACCCGTGGGACGTGCGCCACAAGATGAACTTCCTGTTGCAGGAAGGGTCCACGCTCGACAACCTCTCGGGCCGCGAGAACGTCGATTTCTTCACGAACCTCCACCCCGGAACCACCGACAAGTGGAGGGACCTCGTGGAGACGTTCGGCATCGAGGACGAACTCGACAAACTCGTCCGGAACTACTCGGGCGGGATGACCCGGAAGTTGGCGCTGTCGCTGACGTTCGGGGCCGACGTTCCCCTCTACCTGCTCGACGAACCCACCGCCGCGCTCGACCTCTCGACGATTCGGACGCTCCACGACGTGATTCTGCAGGAGAAAGAGCGCGGCAAGACGTTCGTCATCACGAGTCACACGCCGCTGGACGCCCAAATCGCCGACCGCATCCTGTTCATGCTCGACGGGTCCATCGTGGAGGCCGACGTGCCCGAGACCCTGCTGGACTCGCTCCCGCCGGTCGTGCGCTTCACCGAGTTGGGGCGTCGTGAGGTCGAAGACCACCTCTTGGAGGGCCACCTGTTCCGGCGCGGCGGGTCCGCCCGCGCGTTCCTCGCGCCCGACTCGGACATCGAGCAGTTGCGCGCTGAGACCGACGGCCGCGTCGAGCGCGACCCGCCGACGTACACCGACCTGTTCAACTACTACACCGCAATCTACGCCGGAGAACAGCACGACAGCGACACCGAACCCCCCATCACCAACCCACGATGA
- a CDS encoding YcaO-like family protein: MRIETPDDIIDRRYHRAIGSKTGLINSVYLSLPNRQDPETYLSIPETAELERLVGTEDRLNLGLSGKGTDLDKTVMSAIGETIERYCLCWPDARDQMVEATYEEIQDRGEVVDWEYLNVFGEEFREQQLDPVSKDTELLWTTGTNLLTGEDVYVPSEYVWIRVQSLDNLPWHFLGSSSGCAAGGSLRSALLGSIYEAVERDAFMRTWCRQSSPEQISLDGYPEVREVKEDLMENEYLDVDLFEFDSDIDIPTVGVAFTNQRDERPKFIMGGSAALDPTTTMIEAMNEAAQGWPYSNYMATEYDVEEIDAEDAVDNFDVNILYYGLPENYDEVSFLMEGEPTAMADRDYPDPTGWSEQEELDYCLDQLEDAGCTPIAFDMTTPDAREVGISVTRVFIPELVFLSPPAALPTEHPEFDGETLTDKPHPYP; this comes from the coding sequence GTGCGCATCGAGACGCCCGACGACATCATCGACCGGCGGTACCACCGCGCCATCGGGTCCAAGACCGGGCTGATAAACTCGGTCTACCTCTCGCTTCCCAACCGGCAGGACCCCGAGACCTACCTGAGCATCCCCGAGACGGCTGAACTCGAACGACTCGTCGGCACCGAGGACCGACTCAATCTCGGCCTGAGCGGGAAGGGAACCGACCTCGACAAGACCGTGATGAGCGCCATCGGTGAGACCATCGAACGCTACTGCCTCTGCTGGCCTGACGCCCGCGACCAGATGGTCGAAGCCACCTACGAGGAGATTCAGGACCGCGGCGAAGTCGTAGACTGGGAGTATCTCAACGTCTTCGGCGAGGAGTTCCGCGAACAGCAACTCGACCCGGTTTCGAAGGACACCGAACTGCTCTGGACGACCGGGACGAACCTGCTCACGGGCGAAGACGTGTACGTCCCCTCCGAGTACGTCTGGATTCGAGTCCAGTCGCTCGACAACCTGCCGTGGCACTTCCTCGGAAGCAGTAGCGGATGTGCCGCGGGCGGGTCGCTCCGGTCGGCCCTGCTCGGGTCGATTTACGAGGCGGTCGAACGCGACGCGTTTATGCGGACGTGGTGTCGCCAGTCCTCGCCCGAACAGATTAGTCTCGACGGCTACCCCGAGGTCCGCGAGGTAAAAGAGGACCTGATGGAGAACGAGTATCTCGACGTGGACCTGTTCGAGTTCGACTCGGACATCGACATCCCCACCGTCGGCGTGGCGTTCACCAACCAGCGCGACGAACGACCAAAGTTCATCATGGGCGGGTCGGCGGCGCTCGACCCCACGACGACGATGATAGAAGCGATGAACGAGGCGGCGCAGGGGTGGCCCTACAGCAACTACATGGCCACCGAGTACGATGTCGAGGAAATCGACGCCGAGGACGCGGTGGACAACTTCGACGTGAACATCCTCTACTACGGTCTCCCCGAGAACTACGACGAGGTGTCGTTCCTGATGGAGGGCGAACCCACCGCGATGGCCGACCGAGACTACCCCGACCCGACCGGGTGGTCCGAACAGGAGGAACTCGACTACTGCCTCGACCAGTTGGAAGACGCCGGGTGTACCCCGATTGCGTTCGACATGACCACGCCCGACGCGCGCGAAGTCGGCATCAGCGTGACGCGGGTGTTCATCCCCGAGTTGGTCTTCCTCTCGCCGCCCGCGGCGCTCCCGACGGAGCATCCGGAGTTCGACGGCGAGACGCTCACCGATAAGCCTCACCCGTACCCCTGA
- a CDS encoding acyl-CoA thioesterase/bile acid-CoA:amino acid N-acyltransferase family protein — translation MSSTEREFSPDLTVTPDRPLYDESVRITANGLEPGEEATVRARMPLPDGVWESSAVFEVRADGTLDLAEQEPVRGDYEGADPMGLFWSMSHVETEQRATREDDVDATVVSVTVEMYGGTVAQTNVERTISTDDVERTRLDHGELVGEFYRPGDDGPYPTVVLVGGSEGGLAPWMPARLLATRGYAVLTLAYFGVEDLPDALDSIPLEYFETAMDWVADNDLTREESVGVMGWSRGGELALLLGSRLPEITTVVAYAPSSVVYQGIPEGFESAGSAWTSGGEPLDYVPYDFSMRFILSLFGRWIRGKPLGLRPTYESGYESASEETIADAAIPVEETGGPVLLVTGDDDQMWNAAAHADRVVERLDARGYDHEYDHLTYEGAGHGIGVPYHPTTEKDVSDTFLPRLPLDLGGTPEATAAADADSWERVLDVLNRGLRRDD, via the coding sequence ATGAGTTCGACCGAACGCGAGTTTTCACCGGACCTCACCGTCACGCCCGACCGACCGCTCTACGACGAATCGGTCCGAATCACCGCCAACGGTCTCGAACCCGGCGAAGAGGCAACGGTGCGCGCCCGGATGCCGCTCCCCGACGGCGTGTGGGAGTCCTCGGCGGTCTTCGAGGTCCGGGCAGACGGGACGCTGGACCTCGCCGAACAGGAACCGGTTCGGGGCGACTACGAGGGCGCGGACCCGATGGGCCTGTTCTGGTCGATGTCCCACGTCGAGACCGAACAGCGCGCCACCCGCGAGGACGACGTGGACGCCACCGTCGTCTCGGTGACGGTGGAGATGTACGGCGGGACGGTGGCCCAGACTAACGTCGAGCGCACCATCTCGACCGACGACGTGGAGCGGACCCGACTCGACCACGGCGAACTCGTCGGCGAGTTCTACCGACCCGGCGACGACGGTCCCTACCCCACCGTCGTCCTCGTCGGCGGGTCCGAGGGCGGACTGGCCCCGTGGATGCCCGCGCGCTTGCTCGCCACCCGCGGGTACGCGGTCCTCACGCTGGCGTACTTCGGCGTCGAGGACCTGCCCGACGCCCTCGACTCGATTCCGCTCGAATACTTCGAGACGGCGATGGACTGGGTGGCCGACAACGACCTGACCCGCGAGGAGTCGGTCGGCGTGATGGGGTGGTCGCGGGGCGGCGAACTCGCGCTTTTGCTCGGGTCGCGCCTCCCCGAAATCACGACCGTCGTGGCCTACGCGCCGAGTAGCGTCGTCTATCAGGGCATCCCGGAAGGGTTCGAGTCGGCGGGGTCGGCGTGGACCTCCGGCGGCGAACCGCTCGACTACGTGCCCTACGACTTCTCGATGCGGTTCATCCTCTCGCTGTTCGGGCGGTGGATTCGGGGCAAACCCCTCGGACTCCGGCCGACCTACGAGTCGGGGTACGAATCGGCCTCCGAGGAGACCATCGCGGACGCCGCGATTCCGGTTGAGGAGACCGGCGGGCCGGTGTTACTGGTGACGGGCGACGACGACCAGATGTGGAACGCCGCGGCCCACGCCGACCGGGTTGTCGAACGCCTCGACGCTCGCGGCTACGACCACGAGTACGACCACCTCACCTACGAGGGCGCGGGCCACGGCATCGGCGTCCCCTACCACCCGACGACCGAGAAGGACGTGAGCGACACGTTCCTGCCCCGACTCCCCCTCGACTTGGGCGGGACGCCCGAGGCGACTGCGGCGGCAGACGCCGACTCGTGGGAGCGCGTCCTCGACGTGTTGAACCGGGGACTTCGGCGCGACGACTGA
- a CDS encoding CPBP family intramembrane glutamic endopeptidase, whose product MRETTLRLLAVASIPLFATVFFGIVGLLARHTSRFTYRNRHSRLVYAVFVSGFAAAFLAASGQTLSLEFDPWYALFALLGGALYGLDTAAWAAWTGQSIRRGDQRLAWLLPALVVPLPEELVYRAGLAPLRETVGPVGFVVASAVLFGVSHVTRGKKEIAFKTGNGVVYALVFLATGSVVAPVLAHFGYNVAYVWYVADLPTIRELTAKSQ is encoded by the coding sequence ATGCGTGAGACGACACTCCGATTACTGGCGGTCGCGTCGATACCGCTGTTCGCCACCGTCTTCTTCGGTATCGTCGGCCTACTCGCTCGACACACCTCCCGGTTCACCTACCGAAACCGCCACTCCCGACTCGTGTACGCAGTCTTCGTCTCCGGATTCGCGGCGGCGTTCCTCGCGGCGAGCGGTCAGACTCTCTCGCTGGAGTTCGACCCGTGGTACGCGCTGTTCGCGCTCCTCGGCGGCGCGCTCTACGGACTCGACACGGCGGCGTGGGCCGCGTGGACCGGTCAGTCGATTCGCCGCGGCGACCAGCGACTCGCGTGGTTGCTCCCGGCGCTGGTCGTCCCGCTTCCGGAGGAACTCGTCTACCGCGCCGGACTCGCACCGCTCCGAGAGACGGTGGGTCCGGTCGGGTTCGTGGTCGCCTCGGCGGTGCTGTTCGGCGTCTCTCACGTCACGCGCGGAAAGAAGGAAATCGCGTTCAAGACCGGCAACGGCGTCGTCTACGCGCTGGTCTTCCTCGCCACCGGGAGCGTCGTCGCCCCGGTTCTCGCGCACTTCGGGTACAACGTCGCCTACGTCTGGTACGTCGCCGACCTGCCGACGATTCGGGAGCTAACGGCGAAAAGTCAGTAG
- a CDS encoding SagB/ThcOx family dehydrogenase, with the protein MKVQIEQLRRTMSQEYEPSSFEFVSSYFEQFMEKEFGDGGLAELFHENTKYTDQESLELGESAAMFSNDPSMEYAQAKLKPDYRGKERLDLPDPDELDARIDDVLASRRSQRDQSGEGLSLQELSTLLDHSCGTTGSQRIEPDEDDPFSDVEKPFRAYASGGALYPSEIYLAVVNEGENLDRGLYYYVPEDHALRVLRKPDEDEDFAQSVDDLFATPQDVFDHQSCAVKFLITGAFWRSKAKYGPRGYRFVLQETGHLGQNVLLVAEAMGLAAVPLASFYDDKVNEFLDIDGVDEAVTYTLSIGKSESGDTHE; encoded by the coding sequence ATGAAAGTACAAATAGAACAACTTCGGCGCACCATGAGCCAAGAGTACGAGCCGTCCTCGTTCGAGTTCGTCAGCTCGTACTTCGAGCAGTTCATGGAGAAAGAGTTCGGCGACGGCGGTCTGGCGGAACTCTTTCACGAGAACACCAAGTACACCGACCAAGAGTCGCTGGAACTCGGGGAGTCGGCCGCGATGTTCTCCAACGACCCGAGCATGGAGTACGCGCAGGCGAAACTCAAGCCCGACTACCGCGGGAAGGAGCGACTCGACTTACCCGACCCCGACGAACTCGACGCGCGAATCGACGACGTGCTGGCGAGTCGTCGGAGCCAGCGCGACCAGAGCGGCGAGGGGTTGTCGCTTCAAGAGCTATCGACCCTGCTCGACCACAGTTGCGGGACGACCGGGAGCCAGCGAATCGAACCCGACGAGGACGACCCGTTCTCGGACGTGGAAAAGCCGTTCCGGGCGTACGCCTCCGGCGGGGCGCTCTACCCGAGCGAAATCTACCTCGCGGTCGTCAACGAGGGCGAGAACCTCGACCGAGGGCTGTACTACTACGTCCCGGAGGACCACGCGCTACGCGTCCTCCGGAAACCCGACGAGGACGAGGACTTCGCCCAGTCGGTGGACGACCTGTTCGCCACGCCTCAGGACGTGTTCGACCACCAGTCGTGCGCGGTCAAGTTCCTCATCACCGGCGCGTTCTGGCGTTCGAAGGCGAAGTACGGCCCTCGCGGATACCGGTTCGTGCTACAGGAGACCGGCCACCTCGGTCAGAACGTCCTTCTGGTCGCCGAGGCGATGGGACTGGCGGCAGTTCCGCTGGCGAGTTTCTACGACGACAAGGTGAACGAGTTCCTCGACATCGACGGCGTAGACGAAGCAGTGACGTACACACTTTCGATTGGCAAATCAGAATCAGGTGATACCCATGAGTAA